The Bacteroidota bacterium genome segment ATGTCTTTTACTTCGCGAGACACTGCAAACGCTGCCGATATCCTGGCCCGTATGGTAAAGGATAAGGATTGTCTGATTATTCTTACCATTTCTGGTTCAACTTCTGCCGGCGGATGCATGCAGGTTTATTCCGACATGGTGAAGTATCACATGGTCGATGCAGTTGTGTCTACCGGTGCTTCAATAGTTGACATGGATTTTTTCGAAGCTCTTGGTTTTAAACATTACAAAGGATCTCCTTTTGTAGATGACCAGCAATTGAGGTCACAGTATGTCGATAGAATTTATGATACTTTTATCGATGAAGAAGAATTGCAGGTTTGCGACCAGACTATTTGCGAAATTGCAGACACTCTGGAGCCAAGGCCATATTCTTCAAGGGAATTTATTTATGAAATGGGTAAATATCTTACTACCCATTCAAAAAAGCCCAATTCTTTGGTTCAGCTTGCTTATGAGAATAATGTACCTATCTTCTGCCCGGCTTTTAGTGATTGCAGTGCGGGTTTTGGATTGGTAAAGCACCAATGGCAACATCCGGATAAACATGTATCAATTGATTCAGTCAAAGATTTTATGGAATTGACAAAAATCAAAATGGCTGCAAAAGAAACAGGTTTGTTCATGATTGGGGGCGGAACTCCAAAGAATTTTGCACAAGATACAGTGGTTTGTGCAGAAATGTTGGGTAAAGATGTGGATATGCATAAATATGCGGTGCAAATTACAGTTGCGGATGTGCGTGACGGGGCCTGCTCCAGTTCAACTTTAAAGGAAGCCTGTTCCTGGGGCAAGGTTGATACCAGTTTTGAACAGATGGTTTATGCCGAAGCAACTACAGTAGTCCCCTTGATTTGTAGTTTTGTGTATCATAAAAATGAATGGAAAAACAGAGGGAAAAAGGAATTAGCTAAGATTTTTTAGTGGAACCTGTTTTTTCAGGGTGTGATTTTATTTTATTGTTGAAGTATTTTTATATTTCCTTAACAAAAGTTAAAGAATCACGTAAAAAGGAATAATTTTTTAGTTGCCTTATAGTTCTACCAATTAAACATTTTGATTATGAAAAAATGTAAATGTATCCAAAACCGGGAAAGTGATGAAGGCTCAGGTAATTTCCTGGTTAACAATTTTTATTATTATGATTATGTCCCTAATGCGGGCGATCATCCTCCTTTTTACAGGGTTTTTAATAAAGAAAATAATTCGCATGAGGATATTGAGTACGACGAATTTCATCTGTTTTTTAAGAAGTACTGACGATCTAAACCTCTTGAATATTTATTCAGGAGGTTTTTCTTTTTGGGAACTTTGCTTTAATACCTGAATAATCATTAAATTGCGGGGTAATAACCTCCTTGTCTTCAACTGAAATCAACTATGCTAGCTAAACGTATAATACCTTGTCTGGATGTAAGAGATGGGCAAACAGTTAAAGGGGTAAAATTTGTAAATATCCAGAATGTAGGCGATCCGGTAGAGCTTGGTGCTCTATATGCCCAGGAAGGGGCTGATGAACTGGTTTACCTTGATATTACAGCCTCAAATGAAGGACGAAAAACTTTTGCTTCACTGGTTAAACGTATTGCTCGAAATTTAAACATCCCTTTTACTGTAGGTGGCGGAATTAGCGATATCCATGATGCTGAGGTCTTACTTGCCGCCGGGGCTGACAAGATTTCCATCAATTCATCTGCCGTGAAGCATCCGGATTTAATCAACCAGATTGCTAAAAATTTCGGAAGCCAGTTTGTGGTGGTCGCTATTGATGCCAGATTTGAGAATAATGACTGGGTGGTTTATGTCAATGGCGGGAGAATAGCTACCCCTAAAAGGTTGTTCTCCTGGGCACTGGAAGCTCAGGACAGAGGCTGCGGAGAAATTTTGTTTACCTCCATGAACCACGATGGTACAAAAAATGGTTTTGCCTGCGATACTCTTGCCCATTTATCCGAAATCCTAAGTATTCCTGTTATTGCATCGGGTGGGGCAGGGACAATGCAGCATTTTGCCGATGTGTTCACCCGGGGTAAAGCTGATGCAGGACTTGCTGCCAGCATTTTCCATTTCAGGGAAATTCCTATTCCTGCATTGAAAAATTATCTCCGGGATCAGGGAATTGCCGTAAGAATAAATTAAAATAGTTCAATTTGAATATCATTGAAATCTGTTCAATAATAAATAATTTTTTAACATTTTTGTTCACAAAAACTTATCGTGGTTTTTAAACTGCCTTTATTTATATATATTTACTATCTTATTAAAATAATCTGATTTATTATTATATGGACATAGTTAGAGCCGAACACGTACATAAAAAATTCAACACCCAGGTTGCATTAGAGGATGTAAGTATTTCTGTAAGAGAAGGATCTGTTTTTGGCCTTCTTGGTCCCAATGGGGCTGGCAAAACAACTTTAATACGGATCATTAACCAAATTACTGCTCCTGATGAGGGGAAATTGTTTTTTGGCGATCATCAACTTAGTTCCAATGATATTGCCTATATCGGTTATTTACCCGAAGAAAGAGGCCTGTACCGGAAAATGAAAGTGGGTGAGCAGGCCATGTATCTTGCCCAGTTGAAAGGCCTTTCAAAGGCTGATGCTTGGCAGAAGCTTAAATATTGGTTCGAAAAATTTGAAATACAGGGCTGGTGGAACAAGAAGATAGAGGAACTTTCCAAAGGAATGCAGCAGAAGGTACAGTTTATTGTTACTGTTTTGCATGAGCCTAAACTTCTGATCTTTGATGAACCCTTCAGTGGTTTTGATCCCATTAATACCAATCTCATCAAAAAGGAGATGTTGAACCTTAAAGAAAAAGGGGCTTCTATTATTTTATCCACCCACAATATGAGTTCTGTTGAAGAACTTTGTGATGATATCGCCTTGATTAATAAGTCGAAAGTAATATTAAGCGGTAACGTGGAAGAAATCAGGAAAGACTTTAAACCCAATATTTATGAGGTGACTTTTGAGGGGGAAATTGAAAAGTTGAAAGCATCTCTGAATGATCATTATGAAGTGATAGAAGAAAAAAAGAATCATCATTTAAACACGGCTTTAATCAGGATTTATAACCACAGTGTTGAAAACGAACTTCTTTCTCTAATTATGCCTTCTGTGCATATTACCTCTTTCAATGAACTGATTCCCGGCATGAACGACATTTTTATCAAGGTGGTTGAACAATATAATCGTCAGAGCCAACCCTCAACAATAGCCTGAAAATTTTAATAGTAAATAAAAATCAGCAAATTCGATATATAACAATGAATAAAATATCTTTGATTGTACACAGGGAGTTTTCGACCAGAGTCAGGAAGAAATCATTTATCATAATGTCCATACTCGGGCCGTTTTTATTCGCTGCTTTTATGATAATTCCTGCCTGGATGACCCATATGGAGGATAAGGATGTGAAAACTATCGCTGTGGTTGATAGTTCACATTTATTTATTCAGAAACTACCGGAAACACAATATGTAAAGTACAAGTACCTTCAAAATACCTCTATAGCTGAGCAGAAAAGGTTATTTGAGGGTTCCGGTTATTACGCACTTTTATATATTTCCGAAAGTGTTTCCAACAATCCCCAATCAGTTATGCTCATGTCTGATAAACAGCCAAGCTTTTCTGTAGTCGAACAAATCAAGGGGGCTATGGAAAAAGAACTTGAGCGGCAGAAGCTCAGGGCATATCATATAGAGAATATCGATCAAATCTTATCGTCGGTGAAGACTACCCTGGATATACAAACGGTCAAATGGGTTAAGGGCGGTGAAGAAAAAACAGGTTCCGCTGGGGTTAAAATGGTTACGGGCTATGTGGGGGCTTTCCTGATTTACTTTTTTATTTTTCTG includes the following:
- a CDS encoding deoxyhypusine synthase; the protein is MGKKEILSETIKHVDFTSFDSTPIVDAMRDMSFTSRDTANAADILARMVKDKDCLIILTISGSTSAGGCMQVYSDMVKYHMVDAVVSTGASIVDMDFFEALGFKHYKGSPFVDDQQLRSQYVDRIYDTFIDEEELQVCDQTICEIADTLEPRPYSSREFIYEMGKYLTTHSKKPNSLVQLAYENNVPIFCPAFSDCSAGFGLVKHQWQHPDKHVSIDSVKDFMELTKIKMAAKETGLFMIGGGTPKNFAQDTVVCAEMLGKDVDMHKYAVQITVADVRDGACSSSTLKEACSWGKVDTSFEQMVYAEATTVVPLICSFVYHKNEWKNRGKKELAKIF
- a CDS encoding ATP-binding cassette domain-containing protein yields the protein MDIVRAEHVHKKFNTQVALEDVSISVREGSVFGLLGPNGAGKTTLIRIINQITAPDEGKLFFGDHQLSSNDIAYIGYLPEERGLYRKMKVGEQAMYLAQLKGLSKADAWQKLKYWFEKFEIQGWWNKKIEELSKGMQQKVQFIVTVLHEPKLLIFDEPFSGFDPINTNLIKKEMLNLKEKGASIILSTHNMSSVEELCDDIALINKSKVILSGNVEEIRKDFKPNIYEVTFEGEIEKLKASLNDHYEVIEEKKNHHLNTALIRIYNHSVENELLSLIMPSVHITSFNELIPGMNDIFIKVVEQYNRQSQPSTIA
- the hisF gene encoding imidazole glycerol phosphate synthase subunit HisF; translation: MLAKRIIPCLDVRDGQTVKGVKFVNIQNVGDPVELGALYAQEGADELVYLDITASNEGRKTFASLVKRIARNLNIPFTVGGGISDIHDAEVLLAAGADKISINSSAVKHPDLINQIAKNFGSQFVVVAIDARFENNDWVVYVNGGRIATPKRLFSWALEAQDRGCGEILFTSMNHDGTKNGFACDTLAHLSEILSIPVIASGGAGTMQHFADVFTRGKADAGLAASIFHFREIPIPALKNYLRDQGIAVRIN